In Spirosoma aureum, a single genomic region encodes these proteins:
- a CDS encoding 3-keto-disaccharide hydrolase, producing MKQFILTGLLLTSFLAAQNPQTPNTLTDKEKKDGWKLLFDGKTTNGWRGAYKDKFPEKGWNVADGLLTIQQSDGSESQSFGDIVTTGEYTDFDLTFDFKLTEGANSGLKYFVVEHSPKPKGSAFGLEFQVLDDDKHPDAKLGRNGNRTVGSLYDLIPAKNKKANPIGQWNTGRVISKGKHVEHWLNGTKVVDYERGSEKFRELVALSKYKAPEYNANGRFGEAPKGHILLQDHGNKVSYRNIKIKTL from the coding sequence ATGAAACAATTCATTTTGACGGGGTTGCTGCTGACCTCTTTCCTGGCCGCACAAAATCCCCAGACGCCGAATACGCTTACCGACAAAGAAAAGAAAGATGGCTGGAAACTGCTCTTCGACGGTAAAACGACCAATGGCTGGCGGGGCGCTTATAAAGATAAGTTTCCGGAAAAAGGCTGGAACGTTGCCGATGGCCTGCTGACTATTCAGCAGTCTGATGGGTCCGAATCACAAAGTTTCGGCGATATTGTTACAACAGGCGAATACACTGATTTTGACCTGACGTTCGATTTTAAACTGACTGAAGGAGCCAATAGTGGTTTGAAGTATTTTGTCGTTGAGCATTCTCCCAAACCAAAGGGATCGGCCTTCGGACTGGAATTTCAAGTGCTGGATGATGATAAACACCCCGATGCGAAGCTGGGCCGTAATGGTAATCGTACCGTTGGTTCACTGTATGATCTGATTCCGGCCAAAAACAAAAAGGCGAACCCAATTGGCCAATGGAACACGGGCCGCGTTATATCGAAAGGGAAACACGTTGAGCACTGGCTCAATGGAACCAAAGTAGTAGATTACGAGCGTGGGAGCGAGAAATTCAGGGAGTTGGTAGCTCTGAGCAAATACAAAGCGCCGGAATACAACGCCAACGGTCGGTTTGGTGAAGCGCCAAAGGGTCATATCTTATTACAGGATCATGGCAATAAGGTGTCTTATCGGAACATAAAAATTAAAACACTTTAA
- a CDS encoding Gfo/Idh/MocA family protein has protein sequence MENRREFIKKSALAGLGMSFSAGSYARIIGSNDRVRVGIIGFSDRFRQSLAPAFAEHAKAQNFAFVGVSDIWSRRREEAEQYLKGKGWNDDAFFKARNNDELLDRKDVDAVIISTADFQHALHCTAAVESGRDVYCEKPFAESLDDARKAVKAVESSKKIVQVGSQRRSAPNYHSANDFIKSGKFGDITMVEMTWNVNQPGRWRRPKLVSEIRKEDTDWDRYQLNRPKVAWDPRKYLEFRLFYPYSSGIPGQWMSHQIDTVHWFSGLDHPRSVVANGGVYVWKDGRVNADTFTAVFDYGPDNDKTKGFQVLYSSRMNNEAGGVKEYYFSNGGMINLDTNKISPEGGLEAKYAKEMNMQANLLPTMSLGEAAKMETSANTGGDPMTSLHMLNWMQCVRSRKEPNAPARVGFNHSVANIMATMALHTGKRVTWDSTKQDVVVS, from the coding sequence ATGGAAAACCGTCGTGAGTTTATAAAAAAATCGGCACTGGCTGGGCTCGGAATGAGTTTCTCTGCTGGTAGCTATGCCCGCATCATCGGCTCAAATGATCGCGTTCGGGTAGGTATCATCGGATTTTCCGATCGCTTCCGTCAGTCACTGGCACCTGCGTTTGCCGAACATGCCAAAGCGCAGAACTTTGCTTTCGTAGGTGTTTCAGACATCTGGAGTCGCCGTCGTGAAGAAGCTGAACAATATCTGAAAGGAAAAGGCTGGAACGACGATGCTTTTTTCAAAGCCCGTAACAATGACGAACTCCTCGATCGCAAAGATGTTGATGCCGTAATCATCAGCACCGCCGATTTTCAGCATGCGCTCCATTGCACAGCCGCTGTCGAATCAGGCCGCGATGTCTATTGCGAAAAACCCTTTGCTGAATCATTAGACGATGCGCGCAAGGCAGTTAAAGCGGTTGAAAGCTCGAAAAAAATCGTTCAGGTCGGTTCACAACGGCGCTCTGCCCCGAACTACCATTCGGCCAATGATTTTATCAAATCCGGCAAATTCGGCGACATTACGATGGTCGAAATGACCTGGAACGTCAATCAGCCCGGTCGGTGGCGCCGGCCTAAATTAGTGTCTGAAATCCGCAAGGAAGATACCGACTGGGATCGCTACCAGCTCAACCGGCCTAAAGTTGCCTGGGACCCACGCAAGTATCTCGAATTCCGGTTATTCTACCCTTACTCATCCGGTATTCCGGGGCAGTGGATGTCGCACCAGATCGATACTGTCCACTGGTTCAGTGGCTTAGACCACCCACGAAGTGTCGTTGCCAACGGTGGCGTATATGTCTGGAAAGATGGGCGTGTCAATGCCGATACCTTTACCGCCGTGTTCGATTATGGCCCGGACAATGATAAAACCAAAGGTTTCCAGGTACTTTATTCCTCGCGCATGAATAATGAAGCGGGTGGCGTCAAGGAATACTATTTCTCGAATGGTGGTATGATCAACCTCGATACGAACAAGATTTCGCCCGAGGGAGGTCTGGAAGCTAAATACGCGAAAGAGATGAACATGCAGGCCAACCTGCTGCCAACTATGTCGCTCGGCGAAGCAGCCAAAATGGAAACTTCGGCCAACACCGGCGGTGACCCAATGACCTCGTTGCACATGCTCAACTGGATGCAATGCGTTCGCAGCCGCAAAGAACCAAACGCGCCAGCACGAGTAGGATTCAATCACTCGGTCGCCAACATTATGGCAACGATGGCGCTGCACACCGGCAAACGCGTAACCTGGGATTCGACCAAACAGGACGTGGTGGTAAGCTAA
- a CDS encoding DUF2851 family protein — MPEAFLYFLWQYQYFTKNNLTTTDGESVQVLHPGFRNLDSGPDFFNARLLINDVEWGGTVEMHTHTSDWLAHRHQHDRAYDNVILHVVWLDDRAATGRRVDRANGAPLPTLECAFITSPALIDRFKTLADSMDVIPCAGQFRSVQPLRITAMLDKAMLQRLERKADGVRAIFEQTKGDWEETAYRLLAINMGFKVNAEPMAQLSCALPLKALLKHRDVMVQTEAMLFGTAGLLNTAEEPDDYVRMLQREYRFLSAKYDLANKQVDEHAWKWGRMRPANFPTLRLAQFARLLTHHASLFSLFVGNDDVQLLLEAFQLAPSDYWQSHYRFGKATAKTVPTLGINSASTLVINAVVPLLAAYAHHRGQPAFLDRAIGLLEQLPPEKNRLTDGWEKLGLGMRTAFDSQAAIELYNEFCSVKKCLNCQIGAGILKMNEQR; from the coding sequence GTGCCTGAAGCCTTTTTATATTTTCTTTGGCAATATCAGTATTTTACTAAAAACAACCTGACAACCACCGATGGAGAATCGGTACAGGTGTTACATCCTGGTTTTCGAAATCTCGATTCGGGTCCCGACTTCTTTAATGCGCGATTATTGATCAACGACGTTGAATGGGGCGGAACGGTCGAAATGCATACCCATACGTCGGATTGGCTGGCACACCGTCATCAGCACGACCGGGCCTATGATAATGTAATTCTGCACGTCGTCTGGCTGGATGACCGTGCCGCAACCGGCCGCCGGGTCGATCGGGCAAACGGTGCGCCCCTGCCTACGCTTGAGTGTGCCTTCATAACATCGCCTGCATTAATCGACCGATTTAAAACCCTGGCCGATTCTATGGATGTCATACCATGCGCCGGGCAGTTTCGGTCTGTTCAGCCGTTGCGCATAACAGCTATGCTCGACAAAGCGATGCTACAGCGCCTGGAACGTAAAGCCGATGGTGTTCGGGCGATATTTGAACAAACGAAGGGCGATTGGGAAGAAACAGCCTATCGACTGCTGGCCATAAACATGGGTTTTAAGGTTAATGCCGAGCCGATGGCTCAATTGAGCTGTGCCCTACCGTTGAAAGCATTATTAAAACATCGGGATGTGATGGTACAGACCGAAGCGATGCTCTTCGGAACGGCAGGCTTGCTTAATACTGCCGAAGAGCCAGATGACTACGTAAGAATGCTTCAACGGGAGTATCGCTTTCTATCGGCGAAGTATGATCTTGCCAACAAACAGGTTGATGAACATGCCTGGAAATGGGGACGAATGCGACCAGCTAATTTTCCAACACTGCGTTTGGCCCAATTCGCCCGGCTACTGACACATCATGCCAGTTTGTTTTCGCTGTTTGTGGGGAATGATGATGTACAGCTTTTGCTGGAGGCATTTCAGCTAGCTCCGTCAGATTATTGGCAGTCGCATTATCGGTTCGGTAAGGCAACGGCTAAAACAGTTCCAACGCTAGGGATAAACTCAGCTTCGACGCTTGTGATTAATGCGGTTGTGCCATTATTGGCAGCCTATGCCCATCATCGGGGCCAACCGGCTTTTCTGGATCGGGCAATTGGCCTTCTGGAGCAGTTACCGCCAGAAAAAAACCGTCTGACCGACGGTTGGGAAAAACTTGGCTTAGGCATGCGTACCGCTTTTGATTCACAGGCAGCTATCGAACTTTATAACGAATTCTGTTCCGTGAAAAAATGCCTCAATTGCCAGATTGGTGCAGGAATTTTAAAAATGAATGAACAAAGGTAA
- a CDS encoding SDR family oxidoreductase has translation MSVFFQKVVWITGASSGIGEAIAQTLAKEKVKLVLSARRADELQRVAAQTGLPSSDILVLPMDMTDIDSFPDHVETVLQHFSRIDYVFQNAGITQRSTVADSELSVYKQLMDVNFFGVVALTKAVLPTMLSQKSGSFVVTSSVAGKLGTKQRSGYCASKHALHGFFDALRAETYNDGLRVTLVCPGYIKTPLSFHALSAGGQVHGKMDTNQAQGMSAEAFAKRLVKAVSKEKEEVYIGGAEIYGIYLKRFLPGLLSRILRNREGV, from the coding sequence ATGTCTGTATTTTTTCAGAAAGTTGTTTGGATTACGGGTGCTTCATCGGGTATTGGTGAAGCGATTGCCCAAACCCTGGCGAAGGAAAAGGTAAAACTGGTGCTGTCTGCCCGACGAGCGGATGAATTACAACGGGTAGCGGCTCAAACTGGCCTTCCTTCATCCGACATACTTGTTCTACCGATGGATATGACTGACATCGACAGTTTTCCTGATCATGTAGAAACCGTCCTTCAACACTTCAGTCGGATCGACTATGTATTTCAAAATGCAGGAATCACCCAGCGAAGCACTGTTGCCGACTCAGAGCTTTCGGTTTATAAACAACTAATGGATGTAAACTTCTTCGGTGTTGTAGCCTTAACGAAAGCGGTGTTACCCACAATGCTGAGCCAGAAAAGTGGCTCTTTTGTGGTAACAAGCAGTGTTGCCGGAAAATTGGGGACGAAACAACGCTCGGGATATTGTGCCAGTAAACACGCGCTACACGGCTTCTTTGATGCCCTTCGCGCTGAAACCTACAACGATGGTCTGCGAGTTACCCTGGTTTGCCCAGGTTACATAAAAACTCCGCTTTCGTTTCATGCCCTCAGTGCTGGTGGGCAGGTACATGGGAAGATGGATACCAATCAGGCGCAGGGAATGAGTGCAGAAGCCTTTGCCAAGCGCCTAGTAAAAGCAGTTTCTAAGGAAAAAGAGGAGGTTTATATCGGGGGTGCAGAAATCTACGGCATTTATCTTAAACGTTTCCTGCCGGGGCTGCTATCCCGAATTCTGCGCAATCGGGAGGGTGTATAA
- a CDS encoding amidohydrolase produces the protein MGKYQLCASVLAVMSFTAQTVLGQGTTLSARMDKTAEGLEKKVVAWRRDFHQHPELGNREFQTAAKIAAHLQSLGIEVKTGVGKTGVVGLLKGGKPGPVVALRADMDGLPVTERVDLPFKSEAHTEYNGQQTGIMHACGHDTHVAMLMGAAEVLASIKSELKGTVKFIFQPAEEGAPTGEEGGAYLMVKEGVLENPKVDAIFGLHINSQTEVGTIKYRPGATMAAVDSYAIKIKGKQTHGAAPWSGVDPIVTSAQVIMGLQTIVSRNLPLTENAAVVTVGAIHGGIRQNIIPEEVNMIGTIRSLDNEMQKTIHRRINEIATNIAESAGAKADVKIEVMYPVTYNDPKLTDQMVPTLEAVAGKNNIRLTPAQTGAEDFSFYQQKVPGFFYFLGGMTKGKKIEDAAPHHTPDFQIDESCFVLGMKSLCHLTVDYMEQAGKSKGVAISGK, from the coding sequence ATGGGTAAATATCAATTATGTGCCAGTGTTCTGGCAGTCATGAGTTTTACTGCTCAAACGGTGCTGGGACAAGGAACTACGTTGAGCGCCCGCATGGATAAAACCGCCGAAGGGCTTGAAAAGAAAGTAGTGGCCTGGCGTCGCGACTTTCATCAGCACCCTGAACTGGGTAATCGGGAGTTTCAGACAGCGGCAAAAATTGCGGCTCACCTGCAATCGCTCGGTATCGAAGTGAAAACGGGTGTTGGTAAAACCGGCGTAGTTGGCTTACTCAAAGGTGGTAAACCCGGACCCGTAGTAGCGCTGCGGGCTGATATGGATGGACTACCTGTTACCGAGCGAGTCGATTTGCCGTTTAAGTCAGAAGCCCATACCGAATATAATGGTCAGCAAACGGGTATCATGCATGCCTGTGGACACGATACACATGTGGCTATGCTGATGGGGGCTGCTGAGGTATTGGCATCCATTAAGAGTGAGTTGAAAGGAACGGTGAAATTTATATTCCAGCCTGCCGAAGAGGGAGCTCCAACGGGCGAAGAAGGTGGAGCCTACCTGATGGTCAAAGAAGGTGTACTCGAAAATCCGAAAGTAGACGCCATTTTCGGGCTGCACATCAACTCGCAGACCGAAGTGGGTACGATTAAATATCGGCCGGGCGCAACGATGGCTGCCGTCGATTCGTATGCCATCAAAATTAAAGGGAAGCAAACTCATGGTGCAGCTCCGTGGTCGGGTGTTGACCCCATTGTGACATCGGCGCAGGTCATTATGGGCTTGCAAACCATCGTGAGCCGGAACTTACCGTTAACCGAAAATGCGGCCGTTGTGACGGTCGGCGCCATTCATGGCGGAATTCGGCAGAATATCATTCCGGAAGAGGTGAACATGATCGGTACAATTCGATCGCTGGATAATGAAATGCAGAAAACAATCCATCGCCGGATCAATGAAATCGCGACCAATATTGCCGAAAGTGCCGGAGCCAAGGCTGATGTTAAGATTGAAGTCATGTATCCCGTCACCTACAATGATCCTAAGCTGACCGATCAGATGGTACCAACGCTTGAAGCGGTAGCCGGAAAGAATAACATTCGACTTACGCCCGCTCAGACGGGTGCCGAAGACTTTTCATTCTACCAGCAGAAAGTGCCAGGATTCTTTTACTTTCTGGGCGGCATGACAAAGGGTAAAAAGATCGAAGATGCAGCTCCACACCATACGCCTGATTTTCAGATTGATGAAAGCTGCTTTGTACTTGGTATGAAATCACTCTGCCATCTGACCGTAGATTATATGGAGCAGGCAGGCAAAAGCAAAGGTGTCGCTATCAGCGGTAAGTAG
- a CDS encoding SusC/RagA family TonB-linked outer membrane protein: MHKILLGSWLLALLFCLPVMAQDIAVSGRVTSSDDGIALPGVSVQVKGTTRGAITDASGNYQISVPANARLVFSFIGFTSQEIAVGNQNTINVVLVAGSQSLDEIVVTAQGIERDKRSLGYATQEVGGNILAQRSEPNLLNALQGKLAGVNITGSSGAPGASTNINIRGITSFNGSNQPLIVVDGIIFSNDVNLTQNTLFGTQPSNRLADINPESIESVNVLKGPAAAVLYGSRASAGAIVITTKSGRNQNNKTEVTVNSSYNVQDVYGLYPFQNSYGQGANNAYVNNSTNSWGPSFTDVTSVTNLQGQTVPYKAYPNNVRDFYKQGSVIQNSVNIASGDATRNYIIAVGNTLQNGIVPNSKFNRTNVQLGGETKLQNGLKISGTGTYVQTVSTGIPGGNGASAFGQMTRIPRSYDLANEPYQDANGKSIYFSTTINNPQWSVNNERLDSQVDRFFGNFQLSYDIASWLNVAYRVTGDTYTDRRKLTLPIGAGRAPLGQVQQDNFFRNELNGDLLISARKDNLFIEGLNANLLLGNNINQRRTQEVAADAASLTIPGFYNLSNGTVFTGSAETTTLRRLVGYYGQLSLNYNNYLFLELSGRADQSSTLPKANNTYFYPSASVSFVPTDAFKINSDVLSYAKVRASAARVGRDADPYLLNSVYTTSGYGNNVASITFPLAVNGGNVPGFGISSRIGSNNLKPEFVTSYEVGINLGFFKNRLSIDATYFDSRSTQQIFNVAVSNSSGYDTRTTNVGELNNKGIELVLNATPLRIGGFKWDATLNYTLIRNKVVSIAPGVTSSQITGNVFGGIIPSIYVGQPYGVVVGTANARVQNTDPTGLYYDATGQFVGQYVVNGTSGQFAPGIANAVISSPQANYTAGLTNTFSYKGLALSVLIDTRQGGQLYSFGAVDARSNGSLEVTGVDRDQPRILPGVIQNADGTFRPNNIQIAPQTYWGALGGLASEGAVFDATVYRLREVALNYTLPKSLLSKTPFGSISVGVSGRNLYFYAPNFFGDPETNTQGAGNIQGLDLNGPPNTRNFGGNIRLTF; this comes from the coding sequence ATGCACAAAATTTTATTGGGAAGCTGGCTTCTTGCGTTGCTTTTCTGTTTGCCAGTTATGGCGCAGGATATAGCCGTGAGCGGTCGCGTCACTTCATCAGACGACGGCATCGCATTACCAGGCGTAAGCGTGCAGGTTAAAGGAACAACTCGTGGGGCAATAACGGATGCCAGCGGGAACTATCAGATCAGTGTTCCAGCCAATGCAAGACTAGTATTTAGTTTTATCGGCTTTACAAGCCAGGAAATTGCAGTCGGCAATCAAAACACGATTAATGTTGTCTTAGTTGCTGGTTCACAGAGTTTGGACGAAATTGTCGTAACAGCTCAGGGCATTGAGCGTGACAAGCGCTCGCTCGGTTACGCAACCCAGGAAGTAGGCGGTAATATCCTGGCGCAACGGTCAGAGCCGAACCTACTGAACGCTTTGCAGGGCAAACTGGCTGGCGTAAACATTACGGGATCCAGTGGCGCGCCAGGCGCTTCAACCAACATTAACATTCGGGGTATTACGTCATTCAACGGAAGCAACCAACCCCTCATAGTTGTGGATGGCATTATCTTCAGTAACGACGTCAACCTTACCCAGAACACGCTGTTCGGTACGCAGCCGTCTAACCGTCTGGCCGATATCAACCCAGAAAGTATTGAGTCGGTCAACGTACTGAAAGGACCTGCAGCAGCCGTTTTATACGGTTCACGGGCATCGGCTGGTGCTATCGTTATTACGACCAAGTCGGGCCGTAACCAGAACAATAAAACGGAGGTAACCGTCAATTCCTCGTATAACGTTCAGGATGTGTATGGTCTGTACCCATTCCAGAATTCCTATGGTCAGGGAGCCAATAATGCGTACGTTAATAACTCAACAAACTCTTGGGGCCCCTCTTTTACGGATGTTACATCGGTGACGAATCTTCAGGGGCAGACAGTTCCTTACAAGGCCTATCCGAATAACGTACGTGATTTCTACAAACAAGGTAGCGTCATTCAGAATTCTGTCAATATTGCCTCTGGCGATGCCACTCGTAATTACATAATTGCCGTTGGTAATACCTTACAGAATGGGATTGTGCCGAACTCGAAGTTTAACCGGACTAATGTGCAGCTTGGTGGCGAGACTAAGTTGCAGAATGGATTGAAAATCAGCGGAACAGGCACTTACGTTCAAACAGTATCGACAGGTATTCCGGGCGGTAATGGAGCCAGCGCATTTGGTCAGATGACACGGATACCGCGCAGCTACGATTTAGCGAATGAGCCGTATCAGGACGCTAACGGAAAGAGCATTTATTTCTCGACTACGATTAATAACCCGCAATGGAGTGTTAACAATGAGCGGCTCGACAGTCAGGTAGACCGCTTTTTTGGGAACTTCCAATTGAGTTATGACATCGCATCGTGGTTAAATGTGGCTTATCGTGTAACGGGCGATACCTATACCGACCGTCGCAAATTGACCCTTCCAATCGGTGCAGGTCGTGCGCCACTGGGGCAGGTCCAACAGGATAACTTCTTTCGCAATGAGTTGAACGGAGATTTGTTGATCAGTGCCCGAAAAGACAATTTGTTTATAGAAGGTCTCAATGCGAACCTATTATTAGGCAATAATATTAACCAACGGAGAACCCAGGAAGTGGCTGCTGATGCAGCATCCTTAACCATTCCGGGCTTCTATAATCTCAGTAATGGAACCGTATTTACAGGTAGCGCCGAAACGACTACTTTGCGTCGCCTGGTTGGTTACTACGGTCAGTTGTCACTGAATTACAACAACTATTTATTCCTGGAGTTATCAGGACGCGCTGACCAGTCATCTACTTTACCGAAAGCGAACAACACGTATTTCTATCCTTCTGCTTCGGTTAGTTTTGTACCAACAGATGCATTTAAGATTAATTCTGACGTCCTCTCATACGCTAAAGTTCGGGCAAGCGCTGCCCGCGTAGGTCGCGATGCAGATCCTTATTTGCTAAACTCGGTGTATACAACATCGGGCTACGGGAATAACGTTGCCAGTATCACTTTCCCATTGGCTGTAAACGGTGGTAACGTTCCTGGTTTTGGTATTAGCAGCCGTATTGGCAGCAATAACCTCAAACCTGAATTTGTTACTTCCTACGAAGTAGGGATTAACCTCGGATTTTTCAAAAACCGGTTAAGCATCGATGCGACATACTTCGACTCACGCAGTACACAACAAATTTTCAACGTGGCCGTATCGAACTCGTCAGGGTATGATACCCGTACAACCAACGTTGGTGAGCTGAATAACAAGGGGATTGAATTAGTCCTCAATGCCACACCTTTGCGGATAGGCGGTTTCAAATGGGATGCGACTTTAAACTACACACTGATCCGGAATAAAGTTGTATCGATTGCTCCTGGTGTGACATCATCGCAAATTACCGGTAACGTATTCGGCGGTATCATACCTTCCATTTATGTAGGTCAACCATACGGCGTAGTTGTTGGAACAGCTAATGCGCGGGTTCAGAATACGGACCCCACTGGCTTATATTATGATGCAACAGGCCAATTTGTAGGTCAATATGTTGTCAATGGAACATCTGGGCAGTTTGCTCCGGGTATTGCCAACGCTGTAATCTCAAGTCCGCAGGCTAATTATACGGCGGGTCTGACCAATACATTCTCATACAAAGGTCTGGCTCTGTCGGTGTTGATCGATACCCGTCAAGGTGGTCAGCTTTATTCATTTGGTGCTGTAGATGCCCGGTCAAATGGTTCGTTAGAGGTGACGGGAGTTGACCGTGATCAGCCACGCATCCTGCCCGGTGTGATTCAGAATGCCGATGGAACGTTCCGACCTAATAACATTCAGATAGCACCACAAACGTACTGGGGTGCATTAGGTGGCTTAGCTTCCGAGGGTGCTGTTTTTGATGCGACCGTTTATCGTCTGCGCGAAGTAGCTCTCAATTACACATTGCCCAAGAGCTTGCTGAGTAAAACGCCTTTCGGCTCTATTTCAGTTGGCGTTAGTGGTCGTAATTTGTATTTCTACGCTCCAAATTTCTTTGGTGATCCAGAAACGAATACGCAGGGAGCGGGTAATATTCAGGGCCTAGACCTAAATGGCCCGCCTAATACGCGGAACTTTGGCGGTAACATACGGCTCACTTTTTAA
- a CDS encoding SusD/RagB family nutrient-binding outer membrane lipoprotein produces MKLIAYKSYFLVPLFLGMGACSKYLDVNVTPNNPTSVTPAVLLPGAQAGSAFANANEINRFSSVVIQQLSGAGNNPANYDVYQTNGADLNNQWTGELYDGALVNYQKLVELGDATGSKAYTGIAKILKAYTFSVATDLWGDIPYSQALQGEAFLSPRLDKQEDIYKGNTAQGIQSLFDLVREGIKDLDAASATKPGADDLIYGGDLAKWKRAGNTLLLKFAMTISRKEPALATSVINEVLTANNYITANSGDMNFTFGASVGSQDPRYTYTNISTFKDDLILSTRYLNLLKGFNDPRLPIFFTKPAADYVSIDNGFRGTLPQPITSWSRYNKYVVGNAGEGPVRLATNFQRAFILAEAALRLGTPGDPQALYTEGIRASMTLAGLTADQINAYLTANPTVATLTGTNEQKIAQIITQKYIAFTGNGLEAFNDYRRTGYPVLQPSQNAAGIDGTRPVRAVYINAELQRNTNFPNPAPQSNVRVWWDVD; encoded by the coding sequence ATGAAATTGATAGCCTATAAAAGCTACTTTCTCGTCCCTCTTTTTCTGGGAATGGGAGCCTGTAGTAAATATTTAGACGTTAACGTAACGCCCAATAACCCTACATCAGTAACGCCAGCCGTTTTGTTGCCGGGTGCTCAGGCAGGTTCCGCCTTTGCGAACGCCAATGAAATAAATCGCTTTTCATCTGTAGTAATACAGCAGTTGTCTGGAGCGGGAAATAACCCAGCCAATTATGATGTATACCAAACGAATGGAGCTGATTTAAACAACCAGTGGACCGGTGAACTTTATGATGGAGCACTGGTTAACTACCAGAAATTAGTTGAATTAGGCGATGCCACGGGTTCAAAAGCTTATACGGGTATTGCCAAAATACTGAAGGCTTATACGTTTAGTGTTGCCACAGACCTTTGGGGAGATATTCCTTATTCTCAGGCATTACAGGGCGAAGCGTTCCTTAGCCCTCGGTTGGATAAGCAGGAGGATATTTACAAAGGCAACACGGCACAGGGCATTCAAAGCCTGTTCGATCTGGTACGCGAGGGAATTAAAGATCTGGATGCTGCTTCTGCCACAAAACCGGGTGCTGATGACCTGATTTATGGTGGAGATCTGGCTAAGTGGAAGCGGGCTGGCAATACCTTGCTACTAAAGTTTGCCATGACTATCAGTCGTAAAGAGCCAGCTTTAGCAACGAGTGTTATTAATGAAGTACTGACAGCCAATAACTACATCACCGCTAATAGCGGGGATATGAACTTTACCTTTGGAGCCAGTGTAGGAAGCCAGGACCCACGCTATACCTATACAAATATCAGTACCTTTAAAGATGACCTTATTTTAAGCACACGGTACTTAAATCTCTTGAAGGGCTTCAATGACCCTCGTCTGCCCATTTTCTTTACGAAGCCGGCGGCTGATTATGTATCGATCGATAACGGCTTTAGGGGTACTCTGCCACAACCCATAACGAGCTGGTCACGGTATAACAAATACGTCGTTGGTAATGCTGGTGAAGGTCCTGTACGATTGGCAACAAACTTCCAGCGGGCATTTATTCTGGCTGAAGCCGCCCTTCGGCTGGGTACGCCGGGTGATCCGCAAGCGCTTTATACCGAAGGCATCAGAGCATCGATGACATTGGCTGGACTTACTGCCGATCAGATCAATGCCTACCTGACTGCAAACCCAACGGTAGCAACGTTAACGGGAACCAATGAGCAAAAGATTGCTCAGATTATTACCCAGAAATACATTGCCTTTACCGGAAACGGGCTGGAAGCCTTTAATGATTACCGTCGGACAGGATATCCTGTTCTGCAACCTTCGCAGAACGCGGCTGGTATTGATGGCACCCGGCCAGTTCGGGCAGTATATATCAATGCTGAGCTTCAACGGAATACAAACTTCCCCAACCCAGCTCCCCAATCGAATGTCCGGGTATGGTGGGATGTCGACTAA